In the genome of Gordonia rubripertincta, one region contains:
- a CDS encoding nitrite/sulfite reductase, whose amino-acid sequence MTSTTDAPAVSSTGSEPHAVDSAGAGTEKRARPARKARPAKRRAEGQWKLGYREPLNPNEQVKKDDNPLNVRARIENIYSKQGFDSIDKQDLRGRMRWWGLYTQRAEGYDGTWTGDENIDILEDKHFMMRVRCDAGALNVAQLRTLGELSTEFARDTADLSDRENVQYHWIRIEDVPTIWERLEGVGLQTTEACGDCPRVVLGSPLAGESFDEILDPTPAIDEIVRRYIGDPKYSNLPRKFKTAISGQQDVVHEINDVAFVGVVHPEHGPGLDLWVGGGLSTNPMLAQRVGAWVPLDEVPDVWEAVVSIFRDYGYRRLRAKARLKFLIKDWGIEKFRQVLEDEYLGRKLIDGPPPEQPERPIDHIGVQKLRNGLNAIGFSPIAGRVSGTILTKTAEAVAAAGSDRVRFTPYQKLIVLDVPDDKVEWLIDELKPLGLHGRPTQWRRNLLACSGIEFCKLSFTETRKRSQVLAPELDERLADINSKLDVPITVNINGCPNSCGRSQIADIGFKGQLVEDADGNQTDGFQVHLGGSLGLDSGFGRKLRQHKVLGTELGDYIERVVRNFVDQREEGERFAQWAVRADEEALR is encoded by the coding sequence ATGACGTCCACCACCGATGCCCCTGCTGTGTCCAGCACGGGATCCGAGCCTCATGCCGTCGACTCAGCAGGCGCCGGCACCGAGAAGCGCGCGCGTCCGGCGCGCAAGGCACGCCCGGCCAAGCGTCGCGCCGAAGGTCAGTGGAAGCTCGGCTACCGCGAGCCGCTGAACCCCAACGAGCAGGTCAAGAAGGACGACAACCCCCTCAACGTCCGCGCCCGCATCGAGAACATCTACTCCAAGCAGGGATTCGACTCGATCGACAAGCAGGATCTGCGCGGCCGGATGCGCTGGTGGGGCCTGTATACCCAGCGCGCCGAGGGTTACGACGGCACCTGGACCGGTGACGAGAACATCGACATCCTCGAGGACAAGCACTTCATGATGCGCGTGCGCTGTGACGCCGGCGCACTCAACGTCGCGCAGCTGCGCACCCTCGGCGAGCTCTCGACCGAATTCGCCCGCGACACCGCCGACCTCTCCGACCGCGAGAACGTCCAGTATCACTGGATCCGGATCGAGGACGTCCCGACGATCTGGGAGCGCCTCGAAGGCGTCGGCCTCCAGACCACGGAGGCCTGCGGTGACTGCCCCCGAGTGGTGCTGGGATCGCCGCTGGCCGGTGAGTCCTTCGACGAAATCCTCGACCCCACCCCTGCCATCGACGAGATCGTCCGTCGCTACATCGGGGACCCGAAGTACTCGAACCTGCCGCGCAAGTTCAAGACCGCGATCTCCGGCCAGCAGGACGTGGTCCACGAGATCAACGACGTCGCCTTCGTCGGCGTCGTCCACCCCGAACACGGCCCGGGCCTCGACCTCTGGGTCGGTGGCGGCCTGTCCACCAACCCGATGCTCGCCCAGCGTGTCGGCGCCTGGGTCCCGCTCGACGAGGTGCCCGATGTGTGGGAGGCCGTTGTCTCGATCTTCCGCGACTACGGATACCGCCGCCTCCGCGCGAAGGCCCGCCTGAAGTTCCTCATCAAGGACTGGGGCATCGAGAAGTTCCGCCAGGTGCTCGAGGACGAGTACCTCGGCCGCAAGCTGATCGACGGTCCGCCCCCGGAACAGCCCGAACGCCCGATCGATCACATCGGCGTGCAGAAGCTCCGCAACGGGCTCAACGCGATCGGCTTCTCCCCCATCGCCGGACGTGTCTCGGGCACGATCCTCACCAAGACCGCCGAGGCCGTCGCCGCCGCCGGTTCCGACCGGGTCCGGTTCACGCCCTACCAGAAGCTGATCGTCCTCGACGTCCCCGACGACAAGGTCGAATGGCTCATCGACGAGCTCAAGCCGCTCGGCCTGCACGGCCGCCCCACCCAGTGGCGTCGGAACCTGCTGGCCTGCAGCGGTATCGAGTTCTGCAAGCTCTCGTTCACCGAGACCCGCAAGCGTTCTCAGGTTCTCGCGCCCGAGCTCGACGAGCGCCTCGCCGACATCAACTCGAAGCTCGACGTGCCGATCACCGTGAACATCAACGGCTGCCCCAACTCTTGCGGCCGATCGCAGATCGCCGACATCGGATTCAAGGGGCAGCTCGTCGAGGACGCCGACGGCAACCAGACCGACGGCTTCCAGGTCCACCTGGGCGGCAGCCTCGGCCTCGACTCCGGTTTCGGTCGCAAGCTGCGCCAGCACAAGGTGCTCGGCACCGAGCTGGGCGACTACATCGAGCGCGTGGTCCGCAACTTCGTCGACCAGCGCGAAGAGGGTGAACGGTTCGCGCAGTGGGCCGTTCGCGCCGACGAGGAGGCTCTCCGATGA
- a CDS encoding phosphoadenylyl-sulfate reductase, translating to MTISTSAPATARRYSEDELRAIAAKGAADLGPDATPEELIRWTAETFGTNFVVASNMQDAALVDLAVKNIDRDLLGADPVKVLFLDTGYHFAETIGTRDAVEQVYGVEMVNLNPEHSVAQQDELLGRNLFARDPGECCRLRKVVPLKAGLAGYDAWITGIRRVEAPTRANAPLISFDEAFGLVKINPIAPWTDEQMQDYIDSNGVLVNPLVDEGYPSIGCAPCTAKPEPGSDPRSGRWAGRAKTECGLHA from the coding sequence ATGACCATCAGCACGTCCGCACCGGCCACCGCCCGCCGGTACAGCGAGGACGAACTCCGCGCGATCGCGGCGAAGGGTGCGGCCGACCTCGGCCCCGACGCCACCCCCGAGGAACTGATCCGCTGGACCGCGGAGACCTTCGGCACCAACTTCGTCGTCGCGTCGAACATGCAGGACGCCGCGCTCGTCGACCTCGCCGTGAAGAACATCGACCGCGACCTGCTCGGTGCGGACCCGGTCAAGGTCCTGTTCCTCGACACCGGCTACCACTTCGCCGAGACGATCGGCACGCGTGACGCCGTCGAGCAGGTGTACGGGGTGGAGATGGTCAACCTCAACCCCGAACACAGCGTCGCGCAGCAGGACGAACTGCTGGGCCGCAACCTGTTCGCGCGCGATCCCGGCGAGTGCTGCCGGCTGCGCAAGGTCGTCCCGCTGAAGGCGGGTCTGGCCGGTTACGACGCCTGGATCACCGGCATCCGCCGCGTGGAGGCGCCGACCCGTGCCAATGCACCGCTCATCTCGTTCGACGAGGCCTTCGGACTGGTCAAGATCAACCCGATCGCGCCGTGGACCGACGAGCAGATGCAGGACTACATCGACTCCAACGGCGTGCTGGTCAACCCGTTGGTCGACGAGGGCTACCCCTCCATCGGTTGTGCACCGTGCACCGCCAAACCCGAACCCGGATCCGATCCGCGCAGCGGCCGCTGGGCCGGTCGCGCCAAGACAGAATGTGGGCTCCACGCATGA
- the cysD gene encoding sulfate adenylyltransferase subunit CysD, with protein MWAPRMTVTEPVRDMSVSADADDFTTLDALESEAIHVFREVAGEFERPVILFSGGKDSTVLLHVALKAFWPAPLPFSLLHVDTGHNLPEVLAFRDDVVERHNLRLHVAKVEDYLADGRLTERPDGVRNPLQTIPLLDAITENRFDAVFGGGRRDEERSRAKERIFSLRNAFGQWDPKRQRPELWNLYNGRHAPGEHVRVFPLSNWTELDIWRYIAREQVLLPSIYYAHERDVFLRDGMWMTPGVWGGPREGEELQRLSVRYRTVGDGSSTGAVLSDAADNDAVLAEVAASRLTERGATRGDDRVSEAAMEDRKREGYF; from the coding sequence ATGTGGGCTCCACGCATGACCGTCACCGAACCCGTCCGCGACATGTCCGTCTCCGCCGACGCCGACGACTTCACCACGCTCGACGCGTTGGAGTCCGAGGCCATCCACGTCTTCCGTGAGGTGGCAGGCGAATTCGAGCGCCCGGTCATCCTCTTCTCCGGCGGCAAGGACTCCACTGTCCTGCTGCACGTCGCTTTGAAGGCGTTCTGGCCTGCGCCGCTGCCGTTCTCGCTGCTGCACGTCGACACCGGGCACAACCTGCCCGAGGTCCTCGCGTTCCGCGACGACGTGGTCGAACGTCACAACCTGCGTCTACACGTCGCCAAGGTCGAGGACTACCTCGCCGACGGCCGGTTGACCGAGCGCCCCGACGGCGTCCGCAACCCCCTGCAGACCATCCCGCTGCTCGACGCGATCACCGAGAACCGCTTCGACGCGGTCTTCGGCGGCGGTCGACGCGACGAGGAGCGCTCGCGCGCCAAGGAGCGAATCTTCTCGCTGCGCAACGCATTCGGCCAGTGGGACCCGAAGCGTCAACGCCCCGAGCTGTGGAACCTCTACAACGGCCGGCACGCACCCGGCGAGCACGTCCGCGTGTTCCCGCTGTCGAACTGGACCGAGCTCGACATCTGGCGCTACATCGCCCGCGAGCAGGTCCTGCTCCCCTCGATCTACTACGCCCACGAACGTGACGTCTTCCTGCGGGACGGCATGTGGATGACCCCCGGTGTCTGGGGCGGACCCCGCGAAGGCGAAGAGCTGCAGCGGCTCTCGGTGCGCTACCGCACCGTCGGCGACGGCTCGTCGACCGGCGCGGTGCTGTCCGACGCCGCCGACAACGATGCCGTCCTGGCCGAGGTCGCCGCATCGCGGCTGACCGAACGCGGCGCCACCCGTGGCGACGACCGGGTCTCCGAGGCCGCCATGGAAGACCGCAAGCGCGAAGGATATTTCTGA
- a CDS encoding sulfate adenylyltransferase subunit 1 produces the protein MRHAPDLLRIATAGSVDDGKSTLVGRLLYDTKSVLADQIDAVTKASVDRGLEGPDLSLLVDGLRAEREQGITIDVAYRYFATPARSFVLADTPGHVQYTRNTVSGASTAQLVILLVDARNGVVSQTRRHAAVMALLGVPQLVLAVNKIDLVDDQASVFAEISAEFTELTRSLGWSDEQVTAIPVSALHGDNIANRSENTPFYDGPTLIEHLETVPNLTERAPVGLRFPVQYVIRPRTAEYPDYRGYAGQIAAGRVSVGDEVVVLPSGQRTTVSQIDTADGPLETAHTGRSVTILLADDVDISRGDLIAAAVDAPEPVQQFTATICWLAEKQLRPGARLLLKHGTKTTQAIVGGLDALFDEQNLALVEAPESVELNQIVRISVQTAEPIPADDYQVNRESGSFLLIDPQGGNTLAAGLVGDALAPLHLKELV, from the coding sequence ATGAGGCACGCACCCGACCTTCTCCGCATCGCCACCGCCGGCAGTGTGGACGACGGCAAGTCGACGCTCGTCGGCCGACTGCTGTACGACACGAAATCGGTTCTGGCCGACCAGATCGACGCCGTCACCAAGGCCTCGGTCGACCGCGGTCTCGAGGGCCCCGACCTGTCGCTGCTCGTCGACGGCCTGCGCGCCGAGCGCGAGCAGGGCATCACCATCGACGTGGCGTACCGCTACTTCGCCACGCCCGCACGCTCTTTCGTGCTCGCCGACACCCCCGGCCATGTCCAGTACACGCGGAACACCGTGTCCGGCGCCTCCACCGCCCAGCTGGTGATCCTGCTCGTCGACGCCCGCAACGGCGTCGTCTCGCAGACCCGTCGCCACGCCGCGGTGATGGCTCTCCTCGGTGTGCCGCAGCTGGTGCTGGCGGTCAACAAGATCGACCTCGTCGACGATCAGGCATCGGTGTTCGCCGAGATCTCCGCGGAGTTCACCGAGCTGACCCGCTCGCTGGGCTGGTCCGACGAGCAGGTCACCGCCATCCCGGTGTCCGCGCTGCACGGCGACAACATCGCGAACCGCTCGGAGAACACCCCGTTCTACGACGGGCCGACCCTCATCGAGCACCTCGAGACGGTCCCGAACCTCACCGAACGTGCCCCGGTGGGCTTGCGCTTCCCGGTGCAGTACGTGATCCGTCCCCGCACCGCCGAATACCCCGACTACCGCGGCTACGCGGGTCAGATCGCGGCCGGCCGGGTCTCTGTGGGCGACGAGGTCGTCGTCCTGCCGTCGGGTCAGCGGACCACCGTCAGCCAGATCGACACCGCCGACGGCCCGTTGGAGACCGCGCACACCGGACGCAGCGTCACGATCCTGCTCGCCGACGACGTCGACATCTCGCGTGGCGACCTGATCGCCGCCGCGGTCGACGCACCGGAGCCGGTGCAGCAGTTCACCGCAACCATCTGCTGGCTCGCCGAGAAGCAGCTGCGCCCGGGCGCGCGTCTGCTCCTCAAGCACGGCACCAAGACCACGCAGGCCATCGTCGGGGGGCTCGACGCGCTCTTCGACGAGCAGAACCTGGCGCTCGTGGAGGCCCCGGAGTCGGTGGAGCTCAACCAGATCGTGCGGATCTCGGTGCAGACCGCCGAGCCCATCCCGGCCGACGACTATCAGGTGAACCGCGAGTCGGGCAGCTTCCTGCTGATCGACCCGCAGGGTGGCAACACCCTCGCCGCCGGTCTGGTAGGCGACGCGCTCGCGCCGCTGCATCTCAAAGAGTTGGTGTGA
- a CDS encoding sirohydrochlorin chelatase yields the protein MSPSLVLVAHGSRDPRFGATARRVRGAVAAALPGVEVVLSYLDLDDPLVGDVLASGPNEPGDDPVVVPLLLSAGYHHKVDLPAIIAEHRPFAHQTDVIGTRSFTTALADRLLEAGLGERDGVILSAVGSSDESADRHVRRRALELSTYLHRPVEVVFATKLGPNNRAVTSAVRRLRVAGAQRIALSPYFLSAGLLIERVESALDALADETLVAGPLGAHPDVIEGICGLYRTATQRRTVIAGR from the coding sequence GTGAGTCCTTCTCTCGTCCTCGTCGCACACGGCAGTCGCGATCCGCGCTTCGGCGCGACCGCGCGCCGTGTGCGCGGCGCCGTCGCCGCCGCTCTGCCGGGCGTCGAGGTGGTCCTGTCCTACCTCGACCTCGACGACCCGCTCGTCGGCGATGTGCTCGCGTCTGGCCCGAACGAGCCCGGTGACGATCCGGTTGTGGTCCCACTGCTGCTGTCGGCGGGGTATCACCACAAGGTCGACCTGCCGGCGATCATCGCCGAGCACCGGCCGTTCGCGCATCAGACCGACGTCATCGGCACCCGGTCGTTCACGACGGCCCTCGCCGATCGTCTGCTCGAAGCAGGCCTGGGCGAGCGCGACGGGGTGATCCTGTCGGCAGTCGGTTCCTCCGACGAGTCCGCCGACCGACACGTCCGCCGCCGGGCCCTCGAACTGTCGACGTACCTGCATCGACCGGTCGAAGTGGTCTTCGCCACCAAACTCGGTCCGAACAACCGCGCGGTCACCTCGGCGGTGCGTCGCCTCCGGGTCGCCGGTGCGCAGCGCATCGCCCTCAGCCCGTACTTCCTGTCGGCCGGTCTGCTGATCGAGCGGGTCGAGTCGGCTCTGGACGCGCTGGCCGACGAGACACTCGTCGCCGGACCACTCGGCGCTCACCCCGACGTCATCGAAGGCATCTGTGGCCTGTACCGCACAGCCACTCAGCGTCGAACGGTGATCGCCGGGCGCTGA
- a CDS encoding glycoside hydrolase family 15 protein, with translation MIVPMSVADDSTVTSLPTATPAQGAGTDAARVSVPGPAPMVPTNPAHRSAFPPIGDYAFLSDTETNCLIARNGSVEWMCVPRPDSPSVFGAVLDRSAGHFRLAPYGVNVPVDRRYLPGSLMVETTWQTETGWIIVRDALVMGPWHDNDRRSRTHRRTPTDWDAEHILLRTVRCVSGTVELHMSCEPAFDYHRGTTKWEYSGPAYGEAIATARDTDADTPTLKLTTDLRLGLEGREARARTRLVEGDNRFVALSWSRFPAPQNWDEAAQKMWSTAESWRQWINIGTFPDHPWRSHLQRSALTLKGLTYSPTGALLAAATTSLPETPQGERNWDYRYAWVRDSTFALWGLYTLGLDREADDFFSFIADVSGITNGERHPLQVMYGVGGERTLEEEELTHLSGYDGARPVRIGNGAYNQAQHDIWGTMLDSVYLNIKSHEAVPETLWPVLKAQVEEAIKHWREPDRGIWEVRGEPQHFTSSKVMCWVALDRGSRLATMHGEETHAREWAAIADEIKADILEHGVNDRGVFTQRYGDDALDASLLLVPLLRFLPSDDHRVRATVLAIADELTDNGLVLRYKVEETDDGLTGEEGTFTICSFWLVSALVEIGELERAKALCERLLNYSSPLKLYAEEIDAKTGQHLGNFPQAFTHLALINAVMHVIRAEEAEHQHTFQPANH, from the coding sequence ATGATAGTTCCCATGTCTGTTGCAGATGACTCCACCGTAACGTCCCTGCCGACCGCGACTCCCGCACAGGGCGCCGGCACCGACGCCGCACGAGTCAGCGTCCCGGGACCGGCGCCCATGGTCCCGACCAACCCGGCGCACCGGAGCGCTTTCCCACCCATCGGCGACTACGCGTTCCTGTCCGACACCGAGACCAACTGTCTGATCGCCCGGAACGGTTCGGTCGAGTGGATGTGCGTGCCGCGGCCCGATTCGCCGAGCGTCTTCGGGGCGGTGCTCGATCGCAGCGCCGGCCATTTCCGCCTCGCCCCGTACGGCGTCAACGTGCCCGTCGACCGCCGATACCTGCCGGGCAGCCTGATGGTCGAGACGACGTGGCAGACCGAGACCGGTTGGATCATCGTGCGCGATGCGCTTGTCATGGGTCCGTGGCACGACAACGACCGACGCTCCCGTACCCATCGCCGCACGCCCACCGACTGGGATGCCGAGCACATCCTGCTCCGCACCGTGCGCTGCGTGTCGGGCACCGTCGAACTGCACATGAGCTGTGAGCCGGCCTTCGACTACCACCGCGGGACCACCAAGTGGGAGTACTCGGGTCCGGCCTACGGTGAAGCCATCGCCACCGCCCGGGACACCGACGCCGACACCCCCACACTCAAGCTCACCACCGACCTGCGCCTCGGACTCGAGGGGCGAGAAGCACGGGCGCGCACGCGTCTCGTCGAGGGCGACAACCGGTTCGTCGCCCTGAGCTGGTCTCGGTTTCCTGCACCGCAGAACTGGGATGAGGCCGCCCAGAAGATGTGGTCGACGGCTGAATCGTGGCGGCAGTGGATCAACATCGGCACCTTCCCCGACCACCCGTGGCGTTCCCATCTGCAGCGGTCCGCGCTCACCCTCAAGGGACTCACCTACTCCCCGACCGGCGCCCTGCTGGCCGCGGCGACCACCTCGCTGCCGGAAACCCCTCAGGGCGAACGCAACTGGGACTACCGCTACGCGTGGGTGCGCGATTCGACCTTCGCCCTGTGGGGTCTGTACACCCTGGGCCTCGACCGTGAGGCCGACGACTTCTTCTCCTTCATCGCCGACGTCTCCGGCATCACCAACGGCGAACGTCATCCCCTGCAGGTGATGTACGGCGTCGGCGGCGAGCGGACGCTCGAAGAGGAAGAACTCACCCACCTCTCCGGTTACGACGGCGCCCGCCCGGTCCGCATCGGCAACGGTGCGTACAACCAGGCGCAGCACGACATCTGGGGCACGATGCTGGACTCGGTGTACCTCAACATCAAGTCCCACGAGGCCGTCCCCGAAACCCTGTGGCCGGTCCTCAAGGCGCAGGTCGAGGAGGCGATCAAGCACTGGCGCGAACCCGACCGCGGCATCTGGGAGGTCCGCGGCGAACCGCAGCATTTCACCTCGTCGAAGGTGATGTGCTGGGTGGCCCTCGACCGCGGATCCCGCCTGGCCACCATGCACGGCGAGGAGACCCACGCTCGGGAATGGGCGGCGATCGCCGACGAGATCAAGGCCGACATCCTCGAACACGGCGTCAACGACCGCGGGGTTTTCACCCAGCGCTACGGCGACGACGCGCTCGACGCATCGCTGCTTCTCGTGCCGCTGCTACGGTTCCTGCCGTCCGACGACCACCGCGTCCGCGCAACGGTTCTCGCGATCGCCGACGAGCTCACCGACAACGGACTGGTGCTGCGTTACAAGGTCGAGGAGACCGACGACGGCCTCACCGGTGAGGAGGGCACCTTCACGATCTGTTCGTTCTGGCTCGTGTCGGCGCTGGTCGAGATCGGTGAGCTGGAGCGGGCCAAGGCCCTGTGCGAGCGGCTGCTCAACTACTCGAGCCCGCTCAAGCTGTACGCGGAGGAGATCGACGCGAAGACCGGTCAGCACCTCGGGAACTTCCCGCAGGCTTTCACCCACCTCGCGCTCATCAACGCGGTCATGCACGTGATCCGCGCCGAGGAGGCCGAGCACCAGCACACGTTCCAGCCGGCCAATCACTGA
- a CDS encoding sulfate/molybdate ABC transporter ATP-binding protein produces the protein MSIQVIGANKRYGDFAALDDVSIDIPDGQLTSLLGPSGSGKSTLLRAIAGLDTLDSGIVRINDNDVSQKSPQKRDIGFVFQHYAAFKHLTVRDNIAFGLKIRKRPKKEVDAKVDELLEVVGLAVFQHRFPAQLSGGQRQRMALARALAVDPKVLLLDEPFGALDAKVRDDLRRWLRRLHEEVHVTTVLVTHDQQEALDVSDRIAILNKGRIEQVGTPDDLYDRPANEFVASFLGSTVRLNGELVRPHDIRIGRTPEMASPAADASLDTGVIKATVLRVVNLGFETRVELVAATTGDEFAAQITRGDQNALNLQAGETVYARATKVAALTEV, from the coding sequence ATGTCCATTCAGGTGATCGGCGCGAACAAGCGCTACGGCGACTTCGCCGCCCTCGACGACGTCTCCATCGACATTCCGGACGGTCAGCTCACCTCGTTGCTGGGACCGTCGGGCTCCGGCAAGTCGACGCTGCTGCGCGCGATCGCGGGCCTCGACACGCTGGACTCGGGCATCGTCCGCATCAACGACAACGACGTCTCGCAGAAGTCGCCGCAGAAGCGCGACATCGGCTTCGTGTTCCAGCACTACGCCGCGTTCAAGCACCTCACCGTGCGCGACAACATCGCGTTCGGCCTCAAGATCCGCAAGCGGCCCAAGAAAGAGGTCGACGCCAAGGTCGACGAACTCCTCGAGGTGGTCGGCCTCGCCGTCTTCCAGCACCGGTTCCCGGCCCAGCTGTCGGGTGGCCAGCGGCAGCGGATGGCGCTCGCCCGAGCACTCGCCGTCGACCCCAAGGTGCTGCTCCTCGACGAGCCGTTCGGCGCCCTGGACGCGAAGGTGCGAGATGACCTGCGCCGCTGGCTGCGTCGTCTCCACGAGGAGGTGCACGTCACCACCGTGCTGGTCACCCACGACCAGCAGGAGGCACTCGACGTCAGCGACCGGATCGCGATCCTCAACAAGGGACGGATCGAACAGGTCGGCACGCCCGACGATCTGTACGACCGCCCGGCCAACGAGTTCGTGGCGTCGTTCCTCGGGTCGACGGTGCGTCTGAACGGCGAACTCGTCCGCCCGCACGACATCCGGATCGGACGCACCCCGGAGATGGCCTCGCCGGCCGCGGACGCGTCGCTCGACACCGGCGTGATCAAGGCGACCGTGCTGCGCGTCGTGAACCTCGGCTTCGAGACCCGCGTCGAGCTCGTCGCCGCGACGACCGGTGACGAGTTCGCCGCCCAGATCACCCGCGGCGACCAGAACGCCCTCAACCTGCAAGCCGGGGAGACGGTGTACGCGCGGGCGACCAAGGTCGCGGCACTGACCGAGGTCTGA